From the genome of Aricia agestis chromosome 9, ilAriAges1.1, whole genome shotgun sequence, one region includes:
- the LOC121730540 gene encoding leucine-rich repeat neuronal protein 2-like yields the protein MGSRGVAKWRWLVVVLAWTWSASARTLCPPRCVCDDAMRAATCANAALEIVPIQLNPEATHINLTHNAIDNLLYAFTFYTQLAILDISYNKVQDLGSKNFENNMEMTTLNISHNALKKLDQDTFVGLTRLIDLDLSSNQITDIHMHTFKDLTLLERLDLSHNKLVSFDSGTFEPLSSLKVLSLKNNSILDIPTANIMYLIHLEYLDLSDNLVQKIEKHGIPHLREMKHLDMNNNLIDTINHLGVYNLPSLRHLDFSDNNLTSIPTSALSKLSNLSHLYLSGNFFQNISSLSFQSLFHLKHLHISRLYELDRIDSRAFVDNINLQKIWMNENVKVREVPPRLFHGNPKLTHIYMKNNALETLEAAHFPIDTLQELEISGNPFVCNCSLLWLWKLGRDCEVSARKSDNSSTVLKIDYEIVKCVAPANLNGVLFVQIPESEFGCSSGWVVVAVVVLTVSIVISVVGGVLYFLGPLKKCKGDKSKQVMTSVMLNGDVSKLGNGLGYTSRREQENKRDVDRYLMIGSSVTNTFHSLNPSWHSVDKNPYYQEDSEEHIYQQFAYETIPHHRTPEKPHIVYV from the coding sequence ATGGGCTCACGCGGCGTAGCAAAGTGGCGGTGGTTGGTGGTAGTTCTGGCGTGGACATGGAGCGCCTCAGCGCGTACTCTGTGCCCTCCGAGATGCGTGTGCGACGATGCCATGAGAGCGGCGACTTGTGCCAATGCCGCTCTCGAGATCGTCCCGATCCAACTCAACCCAGAAGCGACACACATAAACCTCACTCACAACGCCATCGACAATCTTCTATACGCCTTCACGTTTTACACTCAACTAGCGATCCTAGACATTTCTTACAACAAAGTACAAGATCTAGGTagtaagaattttgaaaataatatggaGATGACCACTTTGAATATCAGTCATAATGCTCTGAAGAAACTAGACCAAGATACCTTCGTAGGCCTAACGAGACTCATCGATCTAGATCTGTCCAGCAACCAAATCACAGACATCCATATGCACACCTTCAAAGATCTTACATTACTAGAAAGACTGGATTTATctcataataaattagtaagttTCGATTCAGGTACCTTCGAACCACTTTCGTCACTTAAAGTGCTCTcacttaaaaataattcaatctTAGATATTCCCACTGCCAACATCATGTATCTTATACATTTAGAGTATCTAGATTTATCAGATAATTTAGTGCAGAAAATAGAGAAACACGGAATACCTCATTTACGAGAGATGAAACATTTGGATATGAACAACAACCTGATCGACACCATTAATCATTTGGGTGTTTACAATTTGCCATCCCTGAGACATTTAGATTTTAGTGATAACAATTTGACTTCCATACCTACCTCGGCCCTTTCCAAATTGTCAAACTTGTCCCATTTATATCTCAGCGGAAATTTCTTTCAAAACATTTCGTCCCTATCTTTCCAGAGTCTGTTTCATCTGAAACATTTGCATATAAGTAGACTTTATGAATTAGATAGAATAGATTCGAGAGCGTTCGtcgataatattaatttacaaaagataTGGATGAACGAAAACGTGAAGGTTAGGGAAGTGCCGCCGAGATTGTTTCATGGAAATCCGAAGTTGACTCACATTTATATGAAGAACAACGCCTTAGAAACTTTAGAGGCGGCACATTTTCCGATCGATACTCTTCAGGAGCTGGAGATTTCTGGAAACCCTTTTGTTTGCAATTGCTCCCTACTCTGGCTGTGGAAACTGGGAAGAGATTGCGAAGTGAGTGCTAGGAAATCAGACAATTCCAGCACGGTACTCAAAATCGATTATGAAATTGTAAAGTGCGTGGCGCCCGCCAATTTAAATGGCGTATTGTTCGTACAAATTCCCGAGTCCGAGTTCGGATGTTCTAGTGGATGGGTAGTGGTAGCCGTCGTGGTGCTAACTGTGAGTATCGTTATAAGTGTAGTCGGTGGTGTGCTGTACTTCTTAGGGCCTTTGAAGAAATGCAAGGGTGATAAGTCGAAGCAAGTAATGACTAGTGTTATGCTCAATGGAGACGTGTCCAAGTTAGGGAACGGTTTAGGTTACACCTCCCGGAGGGAACAGGAGAACAAAAGAGACGTAGACAGGTACCTGATGATAGGTTCGTCCGTTACTAACACCTTCCACTCGTTGAACCCCTCTTGGCATAGTGTCGATAAGAATCCCTATTACCAGGAGGATAGTGAGGAACATATTTATCAACAGTTCGCTTACGAAACAATACCTCATCACAGGACCCCAGAGAAACCACACATAGTGTACGTTTAA